In the Salvelinus fontinalis isolate EN_2023a chromosome 34, ASM2944872v1, whole genome shotgun sequence genome, one interval contains:
- the LOC129833538 gene encoding uncharacterized protein LOC129833538, translating to MYISYLFGFLLTIPLLIQGCWGGEETKNVSCASLRTENAYKYCVKKKEKPICVEWQSVDSNKTSTWLAELCRHKNTSQAPNVIDVSYSCITLLECVNVDHTAICDRSEHLTHIIVSGASDEPKKPLEKEPDSQNTTADDVKQDVDNENPNHDNTHTLLFPVGIVVALVLVIAGLLCVYKPQRDKQRNQGHRDMEEVQGIPEPNSIPLMQNEQRDSRDIRKPDDGETVEAVVVPSDQGGEPGEERQPMDNEETGADNPLLNGDASGQGEEGVLGMEDGKPSDNDRAATETCQKTHADSPPLNVPKVVRVNDETKEVTPGAQSPGPPQMNGGPPMSNRAAEETTALLHK from the exons ATGTATATTTCTTATCTATTTGGTTTCTTATTGACAATCCCCCTGTTAATTCAAG GCTGTTGGGGTGGAGAAGAAACCAAGAATGTTAGTTGTGCAAGCCTCCGAACTGAAAATGCTTACAAATACTGTGTAAAGAAGAAGGAGAAACCTATATGTGTGGAGTGGCAATCCGTGGATTCCAATAAG ACGTCTACGTGGCTTGCTGAACTTTGccgacacaaaaacacttcacAAGCACCCAATGTGATTGATGTCAGCTACTCCTGCATCACCCTCCTGGAGTGTGTCAACGTAGACCACACTGCCATATGTGATCGGTCT GAGCATTTGACCCATATCATTGTGTCTGGTGCATCAG ATGAGCCAAAGAAGCCTTTGGAGAAAGAGCCTGACAGTCAGAATACAACTGCAG ATGATGTGAAGCAGGATGTCGACAATGAAAACCCCAACCATGACAACACTCACACATTGCTCTTCCCAG TGGGTATTGTTGTTGCTCTCGTGTTGGTCATTGCTGGTCTGCTCTGTGTGTATAAACCTCAGAGAGACAAACAGCG CAACCAAGGCCACAGAGACATGGAAGAGGTTCAGGGCATTCCAGAACCAAACTCCATTCCTCTGATGCAGAATGAGCAACGTGATTCCAG AGACATCAGAAAGCCTGATGACGGTGAGACTGTTGAAGCTGTGGTTGTTCCCAG TGACCAAGGAGgtgagccaggagaggagaggcagcccATGGACAATGAAGAGACAGGCGCTGACAACCCTCTGCTGAATGGAGATGCCAG TGGCCAAGGAGAGGAAGGTGTTCTAGGAATGGAGGATGGAAAGCCGTCAGACAATGACAGAGCAGCCACTGAAACCTGTCAGAAGACACATGCTGATTCCCCTCCACTGAATGTACCCAAGGTTGTCAG GGTTAACGATGAGACTAAGGAAGTGACTCCTGGTGCACAGAGTCCAGGACCTCCTCAGATGAATGGAGGACCTCCCATGTCTAACAGAGCTGCAGAGGAGACCACTGCTCTATTGCACAAATAG